ATGCCTCGACTACACTACGCGTCTCAGCAAGCTTAAAAAGTTCTTGCTAcaacagaaacagctcctgAAACGAGAGGATGCTGAGTTTTTCAATGTTGCTACCGCAGACTCAGAGCGGCTCTGGCGAAGCACACTATCCGCTTCAGCAGGAGAACCTCAGGAGACTGCTCCACCGCCTaaaaagaagcagaaaGTGGAACTGGAGCAACAAAAGCTGTCGGACAACGACAGCTACTCGTCATCGgcctctgtttctggactGCGTTCGTCGTCGAGAATCAGCAAGCAGTCGAAAGAGGATGCAAGACACAAGAAACGACCACATCCAGTCAGTAAAGAGCCTGTTTTGGATCCGATGACACCAGTATCGACAGAAGAGCAGTTTCAGATGGTCACCAATCCAAACTCCAGAACGTACCAAACACATGTGATTGGTAGCTCGGACTCCTCTATCGCCGACCAGAGCGATCTAAAACAATTGGCCGAGCACTTCACAACGGAGTCTACGCTGGCTGCCGTCATCAAACGtaaagaggaagaggcgAAGGgcaaaaagaagaataaAGTGCTACGAGACCTGATTATGGCACATGAATCTCAACAGGCGAAAAACCGAGGAAATGGAAGCCAACGGCCGTCGACGGCAGAATTGCTGAGTGTGCACGACAGTGATACGGACATGTGGAACATAAACTACTCTCTCGCACTGGTGCGAGAATACAAACTACCGCTGGGACTGACgcaggaggagattgaCGACGATCTAGCACAACTGGGTATTTGATGGTGTATGGAATAGAAGGGAAAAACCCAGCTGGGTTACCCTACCATGCATTGGACCAGGATTTACCCGGGGTTGGATTTCGGATCCGCCCGGCCGATGCCCGGTAGAGTGCGTAAAAGCTGGTACGTATTTCGCTGAAAAtaaaggaaaaaaattttcttGGTGtacgacgaagacgaatAGGTccaaattgaaaaaaaaatgtaTTGCTTGAATACTTTTGATTCAACTTATTTAAAAACTTATCAAGAtggctgaagaagaagtaAGTAGCCAGCCGTGCGATAGCCGCCTTTCTGTACTCTAACCGCCTAGCACACCTTCGAGACCGCTGACGCTGGTTCCTCTTTGACCTACCCAATGCAATGTTCTGCATTGAGAAAGAACGGTTTCGTTGTCATCAAGGGTAGACCATGCAAGATTGTTGACATGTCCACCTCCAAGACTGGTAAGCACGGTCACGCTAAGGTTCACTTGGTTGCCATTGACATCTTCACCCAGAAGAAGTTGGAGGATCTGTCTCCATCTACCCACAACATGGAGGTTCCATTCGTCACCAGAACTGAGTACCAACTGTTGGACATCGATGACGGCTACTTGAACTTGATGACCAACGATGGTGAGACCAAGGATGACGTCAAGGCCCCAGAGGGTGAGTTGGGCGACAAGCTGCAAGCTGACTTCGACGAGGGCAAGGACTTGTTGGTTACCGTCATCTCTGCCATGGGTGAGGAGGCCTGTGTCTCCTACAAGGAGGCTCCAAAGGGCAACTAAATGCGCAGCTTCAATTGCAGCATATATAATATAAAGGATGtttatttaattttaaATAAACAGACATATTCGTTCACCTACTCCAAGTTATCGAGATAGTGTAGTCTGTCCAGCACAACCTGTTTGCTCGTTTCTTGAAACTCTCCACTCAAAAacatctcgtccagcacctgGTATACCTTGTAGAAGTTGAAGATGATGTCTAGCTCGCACACGTTGTTAAAGTAGCTATCGAGCACTTCCACCATCAAATGGACCATTTCCAGATAGCTCAGCTCATTATCCTGAACATCGACGGCCATCACGAAAAATAAACCATTATATCGTCTGTACACAAGCTTCTGATTTTCGAAATTTACGAAGTTTGATTGTTTCTGATGATCTCGCGAAGAAATCAACCTATGCACCTTTAACATAgtctgttttttctgcttATCGGGAACACTGGTGTACCATTTGGATATGCGCAGCTTTCCCTGTCGATTGAGCGCGATCAAGAAATGTATGCTCATGGGACGTGTAGCTATATTATCTTAGATTTTAAGTTATCTAATTCCACGCCGATCGACCCCAG
This portion of the Ogataea parapolymorpha DL-1 chromosome IV, whole genome shotgun sequence genome encodes:
- a CDS encoding Eukaryotic translation initiation factor 5A-2 translates to MAEEEHTFETADAGSSLTYPMQCSALRKNGFVVIKGRPCKIVDMSTSKTGKHGHAKVHLVAIDIFTQKKLEDLSPSTHNMEVPFVTRTEYQLLDIDDGYLNLMTNDGETKDDVKAPEGELGDKLQADFDEGKDLLVTVISAMGEEACVSYKEAPKGN
- a CDS encoding Small subunit of the clathrin-associated adaptor complex AP-2; this translates as MSIHFLIALNRQGKLRISKWYTSVPDKQKKQTMLKVHRLISSRDHQKQSNFVNFENQKLVYRRYNGLFFVMAVDVQDNELSYLEMVHLMVEVLDSYFNNVCELDIIFNFYKVYQVLDEMFLSGEFQETSKQVVLDRLHYLDNLE